Within Telopea speciosissima isolate NSW1024214 ecotype Mountain lineage chromosome 8, Tspe_v1, whole genome shotgun sequence, the genomic segment CAAAATTGTTTGGACTGCGGTATGAGAGGATTGGCTGAAAACTGGATTGTGCCAAATAAAcccatatataaataaaaaaccgGACCTAATGAAATCAgataaaaaatcattgagttTAGGTAATGAATAAATGAATTGATAATTCGTTGATTTCACTATCATTGAGAAGGTTTCTAATTATAAAGGGAATTGTTGCAAATCAATGATTATGAGGTTATTAATAAGGAAATTAATTTATAACAGTGTTTCCATTGatttctttgtttattatacAAAATTAATTAGACATTTAAATGAATGACACTGATTagttattcattgatttcaatattagctATATTCCTCTCACAATGATACACAATtatttgatttgtaacaatgattttactataaactctatttatccattaatttcaatattagttatcttttatttataatttattctCTTTTGTTAGGATTACAATATGAACACATCaaattaatttttctatttttttgttgtttacttgtttgacttAAGGAAGATGatttaattgtttttattgagtctttcctcactactggTTATTGatataagatttcattgtggttcaaacCCGAAAACAAATCGTTCTAAACCCACTATTAAAAGATCTAAAACATACCAGATCGAAAATTGAAACCCATCAAAAACCAAAATTCCttaattatttgattttgatctcACTCATTCTCAGaccgaaatcgaaccaaaccgataAAATATTTGAGCATACGATAATCTTATATTCTTCGGCTTCCTCTGGCCCGGCCCTTTCGGACCCTACCGAACAAGACCCTTTTCTGttaacccctctctctctctctctctctctctccctctctccccctcccttttCTACCCCTTATCTCCTCCCCGTTctccctccttcctctctcactctctcactctctccgcCATGTCTTTCGCTTCTGCGCACCTGTTCAAGCCGTTGTCAATGGCAGACGGCTGCCTCACCTCTCCTTCAACCCTCTACGCTACCAAGGCCGCTTATCCATTTATCGCTCTCCCTGCAAAACCTATAAAACTCCTTCAACTCACCTGCTTGTCTGCCTCTTCGTTTCCTTCTTGGCAAtctctgaagaagaagaaatctccaTCAACTGGGATTTCTTTTGTGTCACAGACCTCAGGCTGGGCTCAACAAGAGGAAAAAAACGAAGTTGCGGAAGGGGAGTTAGACTGGGAGAATCAGCAGAGCGAGGAGACAGAAGGGAGCGAGGTTGAAGTTAGTGAAGTAAGCGCTGGAGATGGATTTGTTGCAGAGGAGGGAGAAGATGGTTACCCAGAGCCACCTGAGGATGCCAAGCTGTTTGTTGGCAATTTGCCGTTTGATATGGACAGCGAGAAGTTGGCTCAACTCTTCGATCAGGCTGGAATTGTCGAGGTTGCCGAGGTAATCGTTTGTGCTATTGATGCTTGAGGTTTCTGTTTCTCTATGCTTTTGAAGTTCTTAATATGTTGgtgttatttattttgttttgtaggtaATTTACAACCGGGAAACAGATCGAAGTCGGGGCTTTGGTTTCGTGACGATGAGTACCGTGGAAGAAGCGGAAAAAGCTGTTGAAATGTTCCACCGTTACGTCAGTATTTCcatacctccccccccccccccacccccaatacAAACAAAAACTCCGCGGAATGGAAGTTGTTGATGGCTTAAGATGATTTGTTTCTCATTTGCTTACTCTTGTCCTGTGTTAATGAAATTGTTAGTTCCTGGTAGAAACACTTCCTTAACATTGTTCAGTGCtcaaaattaatatttttgaaTGATTATGTTTCTTACATGGTTTGACAGATTGTATGGGATGCATTTCTCTATTCATGACTTGTGATTACTTGCTTAAAATTTTGCATTTATGAATCTTGGGTATATGTGGTTTATATGCTCTGTTTATCTGCTTTGTTAAGCCCATTCACAGTATGTGCAAATTTTGTATATGCTTGGTCCTCTAGTTTCCAACCTGCAaagatattttattttcaatttaactCTTTAACAGAAACATATCTGTTGATTTGGGGATACAGAACTCTGTAGATTTATTTAGACCAATGATTTACTTCTCATAAACTGCTGAATGTCTATATGTCACcgtcctaccaaaaaaaagtctATATGTCACCGGTGCATTAAATATAAAACGGTTGATGAAATTGTCAGGCTTTTTGATGCAAAAGTTCTTTATGTAAGCCTTAAAATGTCAATGACCTTGTAAAGTTTCATTGTTGAGACTGTCACCACCtcatattattttattgttgAGACTTGGTCTTAGGGAATTCTGCAAGGCACAGTATGCGCTCCTGCCCTCTGCCCAGCATAAGTACCTAATGTTAACTGTGCTAGTTTTTCGCTCTAGAAAGACAACTTAATAGGACTGATTGGCAAAGATGTGGTCCTACCCTCTGCCCTTCTCTTTTTGGTTTGAGAATTTGCAGTGTAAGTACTTAATGTTAATTGTTCAAGTTTTTGGTTCTAGAAAGACAACTTAATAGGACTGATTGGCAAAGATGTGATTGTGTGAGAGGCCATTCTTTGGAAAATGCAGTTTCTGTTGTGCTTATAGCTTCTATCTTCAAAACCGAAAGTAATTCTGGATCAAGCTTGTTTCTGGTACCTTGATTAGGGGATCCATATTTTTGTTTCTGTCAAAGACGTGGAATCTAAGGGGCACTAGTTGACTTCAGGACAAGGtgtttttgaaaaccttgaGTATACTCATTACCAACTTGAACGATCATACTTTTTCATTCCATTTCCATTGTAACTTCCGTATGATGGACCCAGAATGTAGttatattattgttttttataattaggaATCCCCTCAACTTATATGGCCTCTCAAAAGCTTGATTCTAAAAGAtcttgttgcattctttatCATTCTGCTTCCTTCCAACTTTCTCTTGCCCTTTTCAGGGCCTTAACATAAATAATATTAGATGTGGAATTCCAGATGATTGAGAAATaatttcaaattggaaagccaGATTGGGTTTAACTGTTCATGAAAGCATGGGAGATTAGAATTAGTTGCAAACAATCAGTTTTAGTTCATTCTTAATACAGACGTAGTTTGCCAGTTTGGTGCCAGATGTGTCAAATTCCACCCATGAATTTCACCCCCCCTTGGTGATCCCTCGTCTAATGAGGATAAGGAAAATGCATATAATGGAGGTTTCACATACCTCTTGTTTATGGTTGGGAATCAAGATTCAATGCTATAACTTCACTTTTTATCTCTTTGCATATGATTCTTCTGGTAAAAATTTCCCAAAGCTTTTTGTCATATTCATGGTTACCCTCTTACCCTATCATATTATTCTCAGCTTTTCATATATGTGTAAATATAGGAATTAAAACAAGGTGTAAAACACATTTGTCTCCCTCTGTTCTCTGGAGAATGGAGCTTCCGATGTTTGGTTATTGGAAGATGAACCACTGCAATCCAATACTTCCGTTATGTGATTGTGATCTATTTGGCTGGGAAAAATCTCTGTGCTTAAATGAGATAGTAAGCCCACCATGTAGTTTAATAAGATGTACTGTGTCCAATGCCAACATTTTCTTGGGAATCTTTATCTGTCGTTTTATCTCCTTCAGTGTCCCCATATGGGCATCATTGTACACCTGTCACCACTACAGAACCTCTAATGCCTACAAATCTTAATCTTTTCAGTATGCCTTAGTAAATGCCATGGTAATTATCGGAGGATAGTTGATAATACATGCAAAGCTTGTGCATCTTTGCTGGATTTCTTATCACAAGGCATGATTATATCTCATTACAAAGGCTTGTATTCTATGTTTAGGATAAGATGCCTCAATAGGTCCTAGctttctccattttttcttATGTGCCTGAAATTGTGTTATTTTCTACTTCTCTTccataagggaaaaagatttttTGACTTTTGTTATTATGGATAATGatgtttttcctttctattttgtgGAGCCTCGTCAACTTCAATGGATTCTACAGAATGATTGAGAATTTCCTCCTTCCTTTTAAACAGGATGTAAGTGGCAGGCTTTTGACTGTGAACAAGGCTGCTCCGAGAGGATCCCAGCCAGAACGACCCCCTCGAATGTTTGAACCTTCTTTCAGGATCTATGTAGGAAACCTGCCATGGCAAGTGGATAATGCTCGTCTGGAGCAGGTTTTCAGCGAACATGGCAAGGTTGTGGATGCCAGGGTTGTATATGACCGGGAAACTGGACGGTCACGTGGGTTTGGCTTCGTAACAATGGCCTCACAGTCTGAGTTGGATGATGCCATTGCTGCTCTTGATGGACAGGTAAGATACATGCCCTATTTTCCATCAATAGAATATGTGAGTTATTCTTTAGAGGTTCTGTTACCCTGATACTTCAAATGGATGGTTTGAGGGCGGCCACTTTGTGCAAAAAAAGCCAAAGGTTAGGACACactccaaactcacccctcACAGGACCCCACATAGGCGAGATCAGCACTGGTTAATGCCCTTATTATTTTAGAATGTGATCTGCTTAGCATGTCTGGTTAATATGGATTATAGGTGTCAATACTGGCTTCAGCCAGTTTGATATATCTAGGTCGGGCACAATTTTTTATTGAACCTTGAAAACCAATTCTGC encodes:
- the LOC122638373 gene encoding 28 kDa ribonucleoprotein, chloroplastic-like, translated to MSFASAHLFKPLSMADGCLTSPSTLYATKAAYPFIALPAKPIKLLQLTCLSASSFPSWQSLKKKKSPSTGISFVSQTSGWAQQEEKNEVAEGELDWENQQSEETEGSEVEVSEVSAGDGFVAEEGEDGYPEPPEDAKLFVGNLPFDMDSEKLAQLFDQAGIVEVAEVIYNRETDRSRGFGFVTMSTVEEAEKAVEMFHRYDVSGRLLTVNKAAPRGSQPERPPRMFEPSFRIYVGNLPWQVDNARLEQVFSEHGKVVDARVVYDRETGRSRGFGFVTMASQSELDDAIAALDGQSLDGRAIRVNVAEDRPRRGSF